One window from the genome of Clupea harengus chromosome 19, Ch_v2.0.2, whole genome shotgun sequence encodes:
- the atp1a3a gene encoding sodium/potassium-transporting ATPase subunit alpha-3a: MGYGRSDSYRVATTQENKDVKEKPKAKGADLEELKKEVPLTEHKMSIEEVCQKHNTDIVQGLTNAKAAEFLIRDGPNALTPPPTTPEWVKFCRQLFGGFSVLLWIGAILCFLAYAIQAATEDEPAGDNLYLGIVLSAVVIITGCFSYFQEAKSSKIMESFKNMVPQQALVIREGEKLQINAEEVVAGDLVEVKGGDRIPADLRVVSAHGCKVDNSSLTGESEPQNRSPECTNDNPLETRNIAFFSTNCVEGTARGIVISTGDRTTMGRIATLASGLDTGKTPIAKEIEHFIHIITGVAVFLGISFFILSIVLGYSWLEAVIFLIGIIVANVPEGLLATVTVCLTLTAKRMAKKNCLVKNLEAVETLGSTSTICSDKTGTLTQNRMTVAHMWFDNQIHEADTTEDQSGASFDKSSETWVALARVAALCNRASFKANQESLPILKRDVAGDASESALLKCIELSCGGVKAMREKNKKVAEIPFNSTNKYQLSVHETEDENDNRYLLVMKGAPERILDRSTTIMVQGKEQPMDEELKEAFQNAYLELGGLGERVLGFCHALLPEDQFPKGFAFDCDDVNFPTENLCFLGLMSMIDPPRAAVPDAVGKCRSAGIKVIMVTGDHPITAKAIAKGVGIISEGNETVEDIAARLNIPVSQVNPRDAKACVIHGSDLKDLSQDQMDDLLKNHTEIVFARTSPQQKLIIVEGCQRLGAIVAVTGDGVNDSPALKKADIGVAMGISGSDVSKQAADMILLDDNFASIVTGVEEGRLIFDNLKKSIAYTLTSNIPEITPFLFFIIVNIPLPLGTITILCIDLGTDMVPAISLAYEIAESDIMKRQPRNPARDKLVNERLISIAYGQIGMIQALGGFFAYFVIMAENGFLPSRLVGIRLYWDDRSNNDLEDSYGQQWTYEQRKIVEFTCHTAFFVSIVVVQWADVIVCKTRRNSVFQQGMRNKILIFGLFEETALAAFLSYCPGMDVALRMYPLKPSWWFCAFPYSFLIFVYDEIRKLILRRHPGGWVEKETYY, encoded by the exons tACGGACGGTCAGACAGCTACCGCGTGGCTACCACACAGGAAAACAAGGATGTCAAGGAGAAGCCCAAGGCAAAGGGAGCGGACTTAGAGGAACTGAAGAAGGAAGTGCCGCTG acggaACATAAGATGTCTATAGAGGAAGTTTGCcagaaacacaacactgacatcgTGCAG ggtCTGACTAACGCCAAGGCTGCTGAGTTCCTGATCCGCGACGGACCCAATGCCCtgacccctccacccaccaccccGGAGTGGGTGAAGTTCTGCCGGCAGCTGTTCGGCGGCTTCTCCGTCCTGCTGTGGATCGGAGCCATCCTCTGCTTCCTGGCCTACGCCATCCAGGCTGCCACTGAGGATGAGCCCGCAGGGGACAAT TTGTATTTGGGTATCGTGCTCTCGGCTGTCGTCATCATCACCGGCTGCTTCTCCTACTTCCAGGAGGCCAAGAGCTCAAAGATCATGGAGTCCTTCAAGAACATGGTGCCCCAG CAAGCCCTGGTGATCCGTGAGGGGGAGAAGCTGCAGATCAACGCAGAGGAGGTGGTGGCTGGAGACCTGGTGGAGGTGAAGGGGGGAGACAGGATCCCCGCTGACCTGCGCGTCGTCTCTGCTCATGGTTGcaag GTTGACAACTCATCTCTTACTGGTGAATCAGAGCCCCAGAATAGGTCACCTGAATGTACCAATGACAACCCTCTGGAGACCCGCAACATCGCCTTCTTCTCCACCAACTGCGTTGAAG gtaCCGCTCGTGGTATTGTGATCAGCACCGGTGACCGCACCACCATGGGCCGCATCGCTACCCTGGCCTCGGGCCTGGACACCGGCAAAACCCCCATCGCCAAGGAGATTGAGCACTTCATCCACATCATCACCGGCGTGGCCGTCTTCCTGGGCATCTCCTTCTTCATCCTGTCCATCGTCCTGGGCTACTCCTGGCTGGAGGCCGTCATCTTCCTCATCGGCATCATCGTGGCCAACGTGCCTGAGGGGCTGCTGGCCACcgtcact gTGTGTCTGACCCTGACTGCCAAGCGTATGGCCAAGAAGAACTGCCTGGTGAAGAACCTGGAAGCCGTGGAGACCCTGGGATCCACTTCCACTATCTGCTCCGATAAGACCGGCACCCTGACCCAGAACCGCATGACCGTGGCCCACATGTGGTTTGACAACCAGATCCATGAGGCTGACACCACTGAGGACCAGTCCG GCGCCTCCTTCGACAAGAGCTCCGAGACATGGGTGGCCCTGGCACGCGTGGCGGCGCTGTGCAACCGCGCCTCCTTCAAGGCCAACCAGGAGTCTCTGCCCATCCTGAAGCGCGACGTGGCAGGAGACGCGTCCGAGTCGGCCCTGCTCAAGTGCATCGAGCTCTCCTGCGGCGGGGTCAAGGCCATGAGGGAAAAGAACAAGAAGGTGGCCGAGATCCCCTTCAACTCCACCAACAAGTACCAG cTGTCTGTGCACGAGACTGAGGATGAGAACGATAATCGCTACCTGCTGGTGATGAAGGGTGCCCCCGAGAGGATCCTGGACCGCAGCACCACCATCATGGTCCAGGGCAAAGAGCAGCCCATGGATGAGGAGTTGAAGGAGGCCTTCCAGAACGCCTACCTGGAGCTCggaggactgggagagagagtgctgg GTTTCTGCCACGCGCTGCTTCCCGAGGATCAGTTCCCCAAGGGCTTTGCCTTTGACTGCGACGACGTGAACTTCCCCACAGAGAACCTCTGCTTCCTCGGCTTGATGTCCATGATCGACCCGCCCCGTGCCGCTGTGCCTGACGCTGTCGGCAAGTGCCGCTCAGCTGGCATCAAGGTCATCATGGTGACGGGAGACCACCCCATCACAGCCAAGGCCATCGCCAAGGGTGTGGGCATCATCTCCGAGGGCAACGAGACGGTGGAGGATATCGCCGCCCGCCTCAACATCCCAGTCAGTCAGGTCAACCCCAG GGATGCCAAAGCATGCGTGATCCATGGCTCCGACCTGAAGGACCTGAGCCAGGACCAGATGGACGACTTGCTGAAGAACCACACAGAGATTGTGTTCGCCAGGACCTCCCCCCAGCAGAAACTCATCATTGTGGAGGGCTGCCAGAGACTG ggtGCCATCGTAGCTGTGACTGGTGATGGTGTGAACGACTCCCCCGCCCTGAAGAAGGCTGACATCGGCGTTGCCATGGGGATCTCCGGCTCAGACGTGTCCAAACAGGCTGCCGACATGATCCTGCTAGATGACAACTTCGCCTCTATCGTCACtggagtggaggagg GCCGTCTGATCTTTGATAACCTGAAGAAGTCCATCGCCTACACCTTGACCAGTAACATCCCAGAGATCAcccctttcctcttcttcatcatcgtcaACATCCCACTGCCCCTGGGCACCATCACCATCCTCTGTATTGACCTGGGGACTGACATG GTGCCAGCCATCTCCTTGGCCTATGAGATAGCCGAGAGCGACATCATGAAGCGCCAACCCAGGAACCCTGCAAGGGACAAGCTGGTCAACGAGAGGCTGATCAGCATCGCCTACGGTCAGATCG gtATGATTCAGGCTTTGGGAGGTTTCTTCGCCTACTTTGTGATCATGGCAGAAAATGGCTTCCTGCCCAGTCGGCTGGTGGGAATCCGACTTTATTGGGATGACCGCAGCAACAATGACCTGGAGGACAGTTACGGACAGCAGTGG ACATACGAGCAGAGGAAGATCGTGGAGTTCACCTGTCACACTGCCTTCTTCGTCAGCAttgtggtggtgcagtgggcCGACGTCATCGTTTGCAAGACCCGCAGGAACTCCGTCTTCCAGCAGGGCATGAG GAATAAGATTCTGATATTCGGCCTGTTTGAGGAAACAGCTCTGGCTGCATTCCTGTCCTACTGCCCTGGGATGGATGTGGCCCTCAGGATGTATCCACTAAA gCCTAGCTGGTGGTTCTGCGCATTCCCTTACAGTTTCCTCATCTTTGTTTATGATGAGATCCGAAAACTCATCTTGCGTCGACACCCAGGAG GTTGGGTTGAAAAGGAGACATACTATTAA